Proteins encoded together in one Variovorax paradoxus EPS window:
- the rpoE gene encoding RNA polymerase sigma factor RpoE yields MTTSPPPVPPESGLTDASAETPRPGEVDFQLVQRTVAGDQKAFELLVIKYQRRIERLIGRMVRDVDLVEDIAQETFIRAYRALHQFRGEAQFYTWLYRIAVNTAKKALVDMKRDPTISESALRPSSEDDDETYRPGNEPISDETPESVMAANEIASAVEAAMEALPAELRQAVTLREIEGMSYEEIAEVMDCPIGTVRSRIFRAREAISARVKPLLDNQSGKRW; encoded by the coding sequence ATGACAACGTCTCCCCCGCCCGTACCACCGGAGTCCGGCCTGACCGACGCGTCGGCCGAGACCCCGCGCCCGGGCGAGGTCGATTTCCAGTTGGTCCAGCGCACGGTCGCGGGCGACCAGAAGGCCTTTGAACTCCTGGTCATCAAGTACCAGCGCCGCATCGAGCGGCTGATCGGCCGCATGGTGCGCGATGTTGACTTGGTCGAGGACATCGCCCAGGAAACCTTCATTCGCGCCTACCGCGCGCTGCACCAGTTCCGCGGCGAGGCGCAGTTCTACACCTGGCTTTACCGGATCGCGGTGAATACCGCCAAGAAGGCGCTGGTGGACATGAAGCGCGACCCGACCATCTCCGAAAGCGCCTTGAGGCCTTCTTCTGAGGACGACGATGAAACTTACCGTCCCGGAAACGAACCAATCAGCGACGAAACCCCCGAATCGGTCATGGCGGCGAATGAAATCGCCAGCGCCGTCGAGGCGGCCATGGAAGCGCTCCCTGCCGAGTTGCGCCAGGCCGTCACGCTGCGCGAGATCGAGGGGATGAGTTACGAAGAGATTGCCGAGGTCATGGATTGCCCTATCGGCACGGTGCGCTCACGTATTTTCCGGGCGCGCGAAGCCATTTCGGCCAGGGTCAAACCGCTGCTCGACAACCAGTCCGGCAAGCGTTGGTAA
- a CDS encoding sigma-E factor negative regulatory protein codes for MNQTMTVREQVSALADGHLQGEAFAEAIGAVCTEGESRAAWHAYHVVGDVLRSGSHSPCSDSAAFLARFQQRLAAEPVVAMPALQPVTPPVAVQVQRRADAANEPVFRWKLVAGAASMVAVAAISWTLIGSGPAGSQADAQIAAQQQPAINSVLAAAAVNSQQPAGATLTPTRVMVGNGNPQVMLRDPRLDQLLEAHQQAGGASQMPSGFLRNATFEGPTR; via the coding sequence ATGAATCAGACGATGACGGTTCGGGAACAGGTGTCCGCACTTGCGGATGGTCATTTGCAGGGCGAGGCGTTCGCAGAAGCGATCGGAGCCGTCTGCACCGAGGGCGAGTCGCGCGCAGCTTGGCACGCGTACCACGTGGTGGGCGATGTGCTGCGCTCGGGTTCTCATTCGCCGTGCAGCGACAGTGCGGCGTTCCTCGCGCGCTTCCAGCAGCGATTGGCCGCGGAACCGGTGGTCGCGATGCCTGCGCTGCAGCCGGTGACCCCACCGGTCGCCGTACAGGTCCAGCGCAGGGCCGATGCGGCCAATGAGCCGGTCTTCCGCTGGAAGCTGGTGGCAGGCGCCGCCTCGATGGTCGCCGTGGCGGCCATCAGCTGGACGCTGATCGGCAGCGGCCCCGCCGGTTCGCAGGCCGACGCCCAAATCGCGGCCCAGCAACAGCCCGCAATTAACTCGGTTCTGGCGGCCGCGGCGGTCAACAGCCAGCAGCCCGCAGGCGCCACGCTGACGCCGACCCGCGTGATGGTCGGCAACGGCAATCCGCAAGTCATGCTGCGTGATCCGCGCCTGGATCAACTGCTCGAAGCGCACCAGCAGGCCGGCGGTGCCTCGCAAATGCCTTCCGGTTTCCTGCGCAACGCCACCTTCGAGGGACCTACGCGCTGA
- a CDS encoding MucB/RseB C-terminal domain-containing protein produces MTVQMPISARAFVLVFAAFCFAQVATAQNRSGPATTKNAASAQTDEPPPTMSVADWLQRMHTGARQRNYVGTFVVSAPGGDLSSARIWHVRDGDHQIERIEALSGPPRSTFRRNRNVMTFLPEAKVVKVEKRENLDLFPNLPDKTDSSIGDFYDVRAIGKDRVAGFDADVVQLVPHDGLRFGYRIWSERRSGLVVKLQTIDSESRVVEQSAFSELQLDAPVKAQALAQMMTNTAGYRVEKLELERTTAQDEGWTLSAPVAGFKPRSFFRRPATGSDKSKQDAATVQWTFSDGLASVSLFIERYDAARAPRDGVLTIGATNAIRRRLPEPASDWWLTAVGEVPPQTLNAFAQSLARTR; encoded by the coding sequence ATGACCGTTCAGATGCCGATCTCCGCACGCGCGTTCGTGCTTGTGTTTGCAGCCTTCTGCTTCGCGCAGGTTGCGACCGCACAAAACCGTTCCGGGCCGGCGACCACCAAGAATGCGGCTTCGGCGCAGACGGACGAGCCGCCGCCGACGATGAGCGTGGCCGACTGGCTGCAGCGCATGCACACCGGTGCGCGGCAACGCAACTACGTGGGCACCTTCGTGGTGTCGGCACCGGGCGGCGACCTGTCGAGCGCGCGCATCTGGCATGTGCGGGATGGCGACCATCAGATCGAGCGCATCGAAGCCCTGTCGGGGCCGCCGCGCTCGACGTTCCGGCGCAATCGCAATGTCATGACCTTCCTGCCCGAGGCGAAGGTCGTGAAGGTGGAGAAGCGCGAGAACCTCGATCTCTTTCCCAACCTGCCGGACAAGACCGATTCGTCCATCGGCGACTTCTACGACGTACGCGCGATCGGCAAGGACCGCGTGGCCGGCTTTGATGCCGATGTGGTGCAGCTGGTGCCGCACGACGGCCTGCGTTTCGGCTATCGCATCTGGAGCGAGCGCCGTTCGGGCCTGGTGGTGAAGCTGCAGACCATCGACAGCGAATCGCGGGTGGTGGAGCAGTCGGCGTTTTCCGAACTGCAGCTCGATGCACCGGTGAAGGCGCAGGCGCTCGCGCAGATGATGACCAACACCGCGGGCTACCGCGTCGAAAAGCTCGAGCTCGAGCGCACGACCGCACAGGATGAAGGCTGGACGCTCAGCGCGCCCGTGGCAGGCTTCAAGCCCCGCAGCTTCTTCCGTCGGCCCGCGACCGGCAGCGACAAGTCGAAGCAGGATGCGGCTACGGTCCAGTGGACTTTCTCCGACGGCTTGGCCTCGGTCTCGCTTTTCATCGAGCGCTACGATGCCGCGCGCGCGCCGCGGGACGGCGTGCTGACCATCGGCGCCACCAACGCCATCCGCCGGCGGTTGCCCGAACCTGCGAGCGACTGGTGGCTGACCGCGGTGGGCGAAGTGCCGCCGCAAACGCTCAACGCATTCGCCCAAAGCCTCGCCCGCACGCGTTGA
- a CDS encoding DegQ family serine endoprotease encodes MMFKVEGHKLRSGVLAFALALTAGATFLPVEPVHAQTRTLPDFTDLVDQVGPSVVNIRTVEKVAQRGAGNGEMDEEMQEFFRRFFGQPAPGTPRQGPRPNRPQQPQEEERPRGVGSGFILTADGYVMTNAHVVEDASEVLVTLPDKREFKAKIVGADKRTDVAVVKIEATGLPAVKVGDISKLRVGEWVMAIGSPFGLENTVTAGIVSAKQRDTGEYLPFIQTDVAINPGNSGGPLINMRGEVVGINSQIYSRSGGFMGISFSIPIDEAIRVSEQLRTSGRVSRGRIGVQIDQVTKDVAEAIGLSKAQGALVRGVEAGSPGEKAGVEPGDVITKFDGKAIEKPSDLPRLVGNTKPGTKSTLTVFRRGSSRDLSVTIAEIEPDKPAKRASDRDEPAPKPSASAAAKSIGLAVSDLNDAQKKELKLKGGVKVDAASEGAARAGLREGDIILAVGNIEVANTREFEAALAKADKSKALSVLFRRGDWAQYALIRPAR; translated from the coding sequence ATGATGTTCAAAGTCGAGGGACACAAGCTTCGTTCCGGCGTTCTGGCTTTCGCGCTCGCACTCACAGCCGGGGCCACTTTCCTTCCGGTCGAGCCCGTCCACGCGCAAACGCGCACGCTGCCTGACTTCACCGATCTGGTCGACCAGGTCGGCCCCTCCGTCGTCAACATTCGCACGGTCGAGAAGGTCGCCCAGCGCGGCGCCGGCAACGGCGAGATGGACGAGGAGATGCAGGAGTTCTTCCGTCGTTTCTTCGGGCAGCCCGCGCCGGGCACGCCGCGCCAGGGGCCGCGTCCCAACAGGCCGCAGCAGCCTCAGGAAGAGGAGCGTCCGCGCGGTGTCGGCTCCGGCTTCATCCTGACGGCAGATGGCTACGTCATGACCAACGCGCACGTCGTGGAAGACGCCTCCGAAGTGCTGGTCACGCTGCCAGACAAGCGCGAGTTCAAGGCCAAGATCGTGGGTGCCGACAAGCGCACCGACGTCGCGGTCGTCAAGATCGAAGCCACAGGCCTGCCCGCAGTGAAGGTCGGCGACATCTCCAAGCTGCGCGTCGGCGAATGGGTGATGGCCATCGGCTCGCCCTTCGGGCTGGAAAACACCGTCACAGCCGGCATCGTGAGCGCCAAGCAGCGCGACACCGGCGAATACCTTCCGTTCATCCAGACCGACGTGGCCATCAACCCCGGCAATTCGGGCGGCCCGCTGATCAACATGCGCGGCGAAGTGGTGGGCATCAACAGCCAGATCTATTCGCGCTCGGGCGGCTTCATGGGCATCTCGTTCTCGATCCCGATCGACGAGGCGATCCGAGTGAGCGAGCAGCTGCGTACCTCGGGTCGCGTGTCCCGCGGCCGTATTGGCGTGCAGATCGACCAGGTCACGAAGGATGTGGCCGAAGCCATCGGCCTGAGCAAGGCGCAGGGCGCGCTGGTGCGCGGCGTCGAAGCCGGCTCGCCGGGCGAGAAGGCCGGCGTGGAGCCGGGCGACGTCATCACCAAGTTCGACGGCAAGGCCATCGAGAAGCCGAGCGACCTGCCGCGCCTGGTGGGCAACACCAAGCCCGGCACGAAGAGCACGCTCACGGTGTTCCGCCGCGGCAGCTCGCGCGACCTGAGCGTGACCATTGCCGAGATCGAGCCCGACAAGCCGGCCAAGCGCGCGTCCGATCGCGACGAGCCAGCGCCAAAGCCCTCGGCTTCCGCCGCGGCCAAGTCGATCGGCCTCGCCGTGAGCGACCTTAACGATGCGCAGAAGAAGGAGCTCAAGCTCAAGGGCGGCGTGAAGGTCGATGCCGCCAGCGAAGGTGCTGCACGTGCAGGGCTGCGCGAAGGCGACATCATCCTGGCCGTGGGCAACATCGAGGTGGCCAACACCCGCGAATTCGAGGCCGCACTGGCCAAGGCCGACAAGAGCAAGGCACTCAGCGTGCTGTTCCGTCGCGGCGACTGGGCGCAATACGCCCTGATCCGTCCCGCACGCTGA
- the lepA gene encoding translation elongation factor 4, whose translation MNHIRNFSIIAHIDHGKSTLADRLIQRCGGLAEREMEAQVLDSMDIEKERGITIKAQTAALHYKALDGQVYNLNLIDTPGHVDFSYEVSRSLSACEGALLVVDASQGVEAQTVANCYTALDLGVEVVPVLNKMDLPNADPDNARTEIEDVIGIDATDAIPCSAKTGLGIDEILEAIVHKMPAPRGNPDGPLRAMIVDSWFDPYVGVVMLVRVVDGRLVKGERIKMMASGAMYNADNIGVFTPATEPRASLEAGEVGFIIAGIKELQAAKVGDTVTLIKAGTGGAAATATEALPGFKEIQPQVFAGLYPTEASEYDSLRDALEKLKLNDSSLRYEPEVSQALGFGFRCGFLGLLHMEIVQERLEREFDQDLITTAPSVVYQVVRNDGEVIMVENPSKMPDVGKMSEIREPIVTVHLYMPQEYVGAVMTLANQKRGVQMNMAYHGRQVMLTYEMPLGEIVLDFFDKLKSVSRGYASMDYEFKEYRASDVVKVDILLNGEKVDALSIIVHRTQSQYRGRAVVSKMREIISRQMFDVAIQAAIGVNIIARETIKALRKNVLAKCYGGDITRKKKLLEKQKAGKKRMKQIGSVEVPQEAFLAILQVED comes from the coding sequence ATGAATCACATCAGAAATTTTTCGATCATTGCGCACATCGATCACGGCAAGTCGACGCTCGCAGACCGTTTGATCCAGCGTTGCGGCGGCCTCGCAGAACGCGAGATGGAAGCGCAGGTGCTCGACTCGATGGACATCGAAAAAGAGCGTGGGATAACCATCAAGGCACAGACCGCCGCGCTGCACTACAAGGCACTCGATGGACAGGTCTACAACCTCAATCTGATCGACACGCCGGGCCACGTCGACTTCTCTTATGAAGTGAGCCGCTCGCTGTCGGCATGCGAAGGTGCGCTGCTCGTCGTCGATGCATCGCAAGGCGTCGAAGCGCAGACGGTGGCCAACTGCTACACCGCGCTCGACCTCGGCGTTGAAGTGGTGCCGGTGCTCAACAAGATGGATTTGCCCAACGCGGATCCCGACAACGCGCGCACCGAAATCGAAGACGTCATCGGCATCGATGCGACCGATGCAATTCCGTGTTCCGCCAAGACCGGTCTCGGCATCGACGAGATCCTCGAAGCCATCGTGCACAAGATGCCGGCGCCGCGCGGCAATCCCGACGGCCCGCTGCGCGCGATGATCGTGGACAGCTGGTTCGATCCGTACGTGGGCGTCGTCATGCTGGTGCGCGTGGTCGACGGCCGGCTCGTGAAGGGCGAGCGCATCAAGATGATGGCGTCCGGCGCGATGTACAACGCCGACAACATCGGTGTCTTCACGCCCGCCACTGAACCGCGCGCTTCGCTCGAGGCGGGCGAGGTGGGCTTCATCATCGCGGGCATCAAGGAGCTGCAGGCCGCCAAGGTCGGCGACACCGTGACGCTGATCAAGGCGGGCACGGGCGGCGCAGCCGCGACGGCCACCGAGGCGCTGCCGGGCTTCAAGGAAATCCAGCCGCAGGTGTTTGCCGGTCTCTATCCGACCGAAGCCAGCGAGTACGACTCGCTGCGCGACGCGCTCGAAAAGCTCAAGCTCAACGATTCATCGCTGCGCTATGAGCCCGAGGTGAGCCAGGCGCTGGGCTTCGGCTTCCGCTGCGGTTTCCTCGGCCTGCTGCACATGGAAATCGTGCAGGAGCGCCTGGAGCGCGAATTCGACCAAGACCTGATCACGACCGCGCCGAGCGTGGTCTATCAGGTGGTGCGCAACGACGGCGAAGTCATCATGGTGGAGAACCCGTCCAAGATGCCCGACGTCGGCAAGATGAGCGAGATCCGCGAGCCGATCGTGACGGTGCATCTCTACATGCCGCAGGAATACGTCGGCGCCGTCATGACGCTGGCCAACCAGAAGCGCGGCGTGCAGATGAACATGGCCTACCACGGCCGCCAGGTCATGCTGACCTACGAGATGCCGCTCGGCGAGATCGTGCTCGACTTCTTCGACAAGCTGAAATCGGTCAGCCGGGGCTATGCCTCCATGGACTACGAGTTCAAGGAGTACCGCGCGTCCGACGTGGTCAAGGTCGACATCCTGCTGAACGGCGAGAAGGTCGATGCGCTCTCGATCATCGTGCACCGCACCCAGTCGCAGTACCGCGGCCGGGCGGTGGTATCGAAGATGCGCGAGATCATTTCGCGCCAGATGTTCGACGTGGCGATCCAGGCCGCCATCGGGGTCAACATCATTGCGCGTGAGACAATCAAGGCCCTCCGCAAGAACGTGCTGGCCAAGTGCTACGGCGGCGACATCACCCGCAAGAAGAAGCTGCTCGAGAAGCAGAAGGCGGGCAAGAAAAGAATGAAGCAGATCGGTTCCGTCGAGGTCCCGCAAGAGGCCTTCCTGGCCATTCTGCAAGTCGAAGACTGA
- the lepB gene encoding signal peptidase I: protein MALITSLVLAAFASYVGAWYFGAIEGNFALLLFVAAVVTGLYWLAERFYFLPKREAAAAKLEASMAERNARLAGQGITQVDTADTKASERLLMQPWWLDWTAGLFPVILVVFLLRSFLYEPFKIPSGSMMPTLLTGDLILVNKFTYGLRLPVINTKITDGTPLARGDVVVFRYPPKPSMDYIKRVVGIPGDEVAYLNKKLTINGQQVSKDAAPDYLDGESMRLLKQFDEKLGDKQHKILNDEGAPSFVPGASDFPFRENCRYSVEGVVCKVPAGQYFMMGDNRDNSADSRFWGFVPDKNIVGRAFFVWMNFGDFGRIGPFQ from the coding sequence ATGGCACTCATCACCTCCCTGGTCCTTGCGGCATTCGCCAGCTATGTCGGCGCCTGGTATTTCGGCGCGATCGAAGGCAACTTCGCATTGCTGCTGTTCGTGGCCGCGGTGGTCACCGGCCTCTACTGGCTGGCCGAGCGCTTCTATTTCCTGCCAAAGCGGGAGGCGGCTGCCGCCAAACTCGAAGCCTCGATGGCCGAGCGCAATGCGCGCCTGGCCGGGCAGGGCATCACCCAGGTCGACACGGCCGACACCAAGGCCAGCGAGCGCCTGCTGATGCAGCCCTGGTGGCTCGACTGGACGGCGGGGCTCTTCCCGGTGATCCTGGTGGTGTTTCTTTTGCGCTCGTTCCTCTACGAGCCCTTCAAGATTCCGTCAGGCTCGATGATGCCCACGCTGCTGACCGGCGACCTGATCCTGGTCAACAAGTTCACCTACGGCCTGCGCTTGCCGGTCATCAACACCAAGATCACCGACGGCACGCCGCTTGCGCGTGGCGATGTGGTCGTGTTCCGGTATCCGCCCAAGCCCAGCATGGACTACATCAAGCGCGTGGTCGGCATCCCTGGCGACGAGGTGGCTTACCTGAACAAGAAGCTCACGATCAACGGCCAGCAGGTTTCCAAGGACGCGGCGCCCGACTACCTCGATGGCGAATCGATGCGCCTGCTCAAGCAGTTCGACGAGAAGCTCGGCGACAAGCAGCACAAGATCCTCAACGACGAGGGCGCACCGTCCTTCGTGCCGGGTGCCAGCGACTTTCCGTTCCGCGAGAACTGCCGCTACTCCGTCGAAGGCGTGGTCTGCAAGGTGCCCGCCGGCCAGTATTTCATGATGGGCGACAACCGCGATAATTCGGCGGATTCGCGCTTCTGGGGCTTCGTTCCGGACAAGAACATCGTGGGCAGGGCGTTTTTCGTCTGGATGAATTTCGGCGATTTCGGCCGCATCGGTCCATTTCAATAA
- a CDS encoding DUF4845 domain-containing protein, translating into MRANRSIRSRAAHQRGISFIGLLFVAVVLGCLGVVVAQVIPTLIEWQAIDKAANKAKEGATVPEVRAIFDRAQAIDDFKSVSGRDLDIKKVGDKVVVSYAYEREIPLFGPAYLTLKYKGETR; encoded by the coding sequence ATGAGAGCAAACCGGTCCATCCGCAGCAGGGCCGCGCACCAGCGCGGCATTTCGTTCATCGGCCTGCTGTTCGTTGCGGTCGTACTTGGCTGCCTGGGCGTGGTCGTCGCGCAGGTCATTCCGACATTGATCGAATGGCAGGCCATCGACAAGGCCGCCAACAAGGCCAAGGAGGGCGCGACAGTGCCCGAAGTGCGCGCCATCTTCGATCGTGCCCAGGCCATCGACGACTTCAAGTCGGTCAGCGGCCGTGATCTGGACATCAAGAAAGTCGGCGACAAGGTTGTCGTCTCGTATGCCTACGAACGCGAGATCCCCTTGTTCGGCCCGGCCTACCTGACGCTCAAGTACAAGGGCGAGACCCGCTGA
- the rnc gene encoding ribonuclease III, with protein MDGSLVALQARLKHSFSDTRLLQLALTHRSFSADHNERLEFLGDSVLNLAVSHLLYTRLSALPEGDLSRVRANLVKQDTLHRLALELQLSPLLRLGEGEARSGGPNRPSILADALEALIGAVYLDAGFAAAEALVRRLYESVEITPRMEAAAKDPKTELQEWLQGHKMKLPMYRVAATLGAAHKQTFDVECEVPELGFRERGIGGSRRAGEQAAAAAMLIRLKARGAA; from the coding sequence GTGGACGGCAGCCTCGTCGCGCTGCAGGCGCGCCTCAAGCATTCGTTCTCCGATACGCGGCTGCTGCAGCTCGCGCTCACGCACCGCAGTTTCTCGGCCGACCACAACGAGCGCCTTGAGTTTCTCGGCGACTCGGTGCTCAACCTGGCGGTGTCGCACCTGCTGTACACGCGACTGTCGGCCCTGCCTGAGGGCGACTTGTCGCGGGTGCGGGCCAACCTGGTCAAGCAGGACACCCTGCACCGCCTGGCGCTCGAACTCCAGCTGTCGCCGCTGCTGCGGCTCGGCGAGGGCGAGGCGCGTTCGGGCGGTCCCAACCGGCCCTCGATCCTGGCCGACGCGCTCGAGGCGCTGATCGGTGCGGTCTACCTCGATGCGGGCTTTGCAGCCGCCGAGGCGCTGGTGCGCCGCCTGTACGAATCGGTCGAGATCACTCCGCGCATGGAAGCGGCGGCCAAGGACCCGAAAACCGAATTGCAGGAATGGCTGCAGGGCCACAAAATGAAGCTGCCGATGTATCGCGTGGCCGCGACGCTGGGTGCAGCGCACAAACAGACTTTCGATGTCGAGTGCGAGGTGCCCGAGTTGGGCTTTCGCGAACGCGGCATCGGCGGCTCGCGCCGCGCCGGCGAGCAGGCTGCCGCGGCTGCCATGCTGATCCGGCTCAAGGCACGCGGCGCCGCGTGA
- the era gene encoding GTPase Era, producing MNDVTNPEAGPQDAAGDGAAAGGPQHCGLIAIVGKPNVGKSTLLNALVGQKISITSRKAQTTRHRITGMRTLGATQFVFVDTPGFQTLHANALNKSLNKTVQGAVGDVDLILFVVEAGSFTPADERVLKLLGKGIPTVLLANKLDNVHRRGDIAPWLQTMQAKHAFAEFVPMSAKNSKDVERLFGICEKYLPEQPWFYAEDELTDRSEKFLAGELVREKLFRLTGDELPYTSTVIIDKFEEEPPQKKGQKRLLRIAATIVVERDGHKAMVIGDKGERIKRIGMETRVELEKLADAKVFLELWVKVRSGWADDEARVRSFGYE from the coding sequence ATGAACGACGTTACCAATCCAGAAGCCGGACCCCAAGATGCCGCAGGCGACGGCGCTGCCGCAGGCGGTCCCCAACACTGTGGCCTCATCGCCATCGTCGGCAAGCCCAATGTGGGCAAGTCGACGCTGCTCAATGCGCTGGTCGGCCAGAAGATCAGCATCACCTCGCGCAAGGCGCAGACCACGCGCCACCGCATCACCGGCATGCGCACGCTGGGGGCGACGCAGTTCGTGTTCGTCGATACGCCGGGCTTCCAGACCCTGCACGCCAACGCGCTGAACAAGTCGCTCAACAAGACTGTGCAAGGTGCGGTCGGTGATGTGGACCTGATCCTGTTCGTGGTCGAGGCCGGCAGCTTCACGCCGGCTGACGAGCGCGTGCTCAAGCTCCTGGGCAAGGGCATTCCGACCGTGCTGCTCGCCAACAAGTTGGACAACGTGCACCGCCGTGGCGACATCGCCCCCTGGCTGCAGACCATGCAGGCGAAGCACGCTTTCGCCGAGTTCGTGCCGATGTCGGCCAAGAATTCGAAGGACGTCGAGCGCCTCTTCGGTATCTGCGAAAAGTACCTGCCCGAACAGCCCTGGTTCTACGCCGAGGACGAGCTCACCGATCGCAGCGAGAAATTCCTCGCCGGCGAACTGGTGCGCGAAAAGCTCTTCCGCCTCACCGGCGACGAGCTGCCCTACACCTCGACCGTCATCATCGACAAGTTCGAGGAAGAGCCGCCCCAGAAGAAGGGCCAGAAGCGCCTCTTGCGCATCGCCGCCACCATCGTGGTCGAGCGCGACGGCCACAAGGCCATGGTGATCGGCGACAAGGGCGAGCGCATCAAGCGCATCGGCATGGAAACGCGCGTCGAACTGGAGAAGCTGGCCGACGCCAAGGTGTTCCTCGAACTGTGGGTGAAGGTGCGTTCCGGCTGGGCCGACGACGAGGCGCGCGTACGCTCCTTCGGCTACGAATGA
- the recO gene encoding DNA repair protein RecO — protein sequence MAAAHRVSHEPAYVLHRYDWSESSLILEVFTRHHGRIALVAKGAKRPSSNFRPVLLPLQPLQLNYGGDAEIRTLKGAEWMGGHVMPTGEALLSGYYINELLLRLLARDDAHEALFDAYAGVVQVLAGDHVGAQAATQAAALRAFELILLREVGLLPSLDVQTLTLEPLDAGARYSLVPEAGLRTAMEGEAGLVGADWQTLQAVLDDRAPFTATLREIATMNAGSNSALRNQLRALLNYHCGVSTLRTRQMMRDLQAL from the coding sequence GTGGCCGCTGCCCACCGCGTTTCGCACGAACCGGCATACGTGCTTCATCGCTACGACTGGAGCGAGTCGAGCCTGATTCTGGAGGTCTTCACCCGGCACCATGGGCGCATCGCGCTGGTGGCCAAGGGGGCGAAGCGGCCGAGTTCCAATTTCAGGCCGGTGCTGCTGCCGCTGCAGCCGCTGCAGCTCAATTACGGCGGCGATGCCGAGATCCGCACGCTCAAGGGCGCGGAGTGGATGGGCGGCCATGTCATGCCGACAGGCGAGGCACTGCTCTCGGGCTACTACATCAATGAATTGCTGCTGCGCCTCCTGGCGCGCGACGACGCGCACGAGGCGCTCTTCGACGCCTATGCCGGCGTGGTGCAGGTGCTGGCGGGCGACCATGTCGGGGCCCAGGCGGCAACCCAGGCCGCCGCGCTGCGCGCCTTCGAACTGATCCTGCTGCGCGAAGTCGGCCTGCTGCCCTCGCTCGACGTGCAGACGCTGACCCTGGAGCCGCTCGACGCCGGCGCGCGCTACAGCCTCGTCCCCGAGGCGGGACTTCGTACGGCGATGGAGGGCGAAGCCGGCCTGGTCGGTGCCGACTGGCAGACCCTGCAAGCCGTGCTCGACGACCGTGCGCCCTTCACCGCCACCCTGCGCGAAATTGCCACCATGAACGCCGGCAGCAACAGCGCCCTCAGAAACCAGCTGCGCGCCTTGCTCAACTACCATTGCGGCGTGTCCACGCTGCGCACGCGGCAAATGATGAGAGATCTGCAAGCACTATGA
- a CDS encoding pyridoxine 5'-phosphate synthase, which translates to MSTSGNAGTTTTSLSVNLNKVALVRNTRHLGIPSVLTAANACLAAGAQGITVHPRPDARHIRAHDVSDLSALLAKDWPGIEFNIEGNPFHNLMDFVRELRPHQATFVPDSESQSTSDHGWSFPDDAERLRPLIAEAKALGVRVSLFMDPIPEMMAAVKAVGADRVELYTEGYAASRGTADEEAVLARYVESARAAQAAGLGVNAGHDLSRDNLTAFLRAVRGVHEVSIGHAFVADALELGYTATTREYLRCITEAQQQARPA; encoded by the coding sequence ATGAGCACTTCAGGCAACGCCGGCACCACCACCACTTCCCTCTCGGTCAACCTCAACAAGGTGGCCTTGGTGCGCAACACGCGCCACCTGGGCATTCCGAGCGTGCTGACCGCAGCCAATGCATGCCTCGCCGCCGGCGCCCAGGGCATCACCGTGCACCCCCGGCCCGACGCGCGCCACATTCGCGCCCACGACGTGAGCGACCTCTCGGCTCTGCTTGCGAAAGACTGGCCGGGCATCGAATTCAACATCGAAGGCAACCCCTTCCACAACCTGATGGACTTCGTGCGCGAACTGCGTCCCCACCAGGCGACCTTTGTGCCCGACAGCGAATCCCAGTCGACCAGCGACCACGGTTGGAGCTTCCCCGACGACGCCGAGCGACTGCGCCCGCTGATCGCCGAAGCCAAGGCGCTGGGCGTGCGCGTCAGCCTGTTCATGGACCCGATTCCCGAGATGATGGCCGCGGTCAAGGCGGTGGGCGCGGACCGCGTCGAGCTCTATACCGAGGGCTATGCCGCATCGCGCGGCACCGCCGACGAAGAGGCTGTGCTCGCGCGGTACGTCGAATCGGCGCGCGCGGCGCAGGCCGCGGGCCTCGGCGTCAACGCCGGCCACGACCTGAGCCGCGACAACCTGACTGCCTTCCTACGCGCAGTGCGCGGCGTGCACGAGGTCTCGATCGGCCATGCCTTCGTCGCCGACGCGCTCGAACTCGGCTACACCGCGACCACGCGCGAATACCTGCGCTGCATCACAGAGGCGCAACAACAGGCCCGGCCTGCATGA